A genomic stretch from Styela clava chromosome 5, kaStyClav1.hap1.2, whole genome shotgun sequence includes:
- the LOC120344235 gene encoding regulator of G-protein signaling 5-like, translated as MLPDLLSAKEKLERNMPSWIRIFSQDLKYEKNRLIIDKALPLLKVLNNKKLRIRFRLFLVSEFSVENLDFWLAVEQYKNIKNIKSRRRKMREIYEEYISTEAQNQINLDHFTQNQIGIHVAKETVPGIDIFAVAQRHVFNMMETDSYARFVCPK; from the exons ATGTTACCCGACTTGCTAAGTGCGAAGGAAAAACTTGAAAGAAACATGCCTAGTTGGATCAGAATTTTCAGCCAAGACTTGAAATACGAAAAAAATCGTTTGATTATCGACAAAGCATTGCCACTATTAAAAGTTTTGAACAATAAAA AATTGAGGATAAGATTTCGACTGTTTCTCGTTTCTGAATTCAGCGTGGAAAATTTGGACTTTTGGTTGGCCGTTGAACAGTATAAAAACATTAAGAACATCAAGTCGCGACGAAGGAAGATGAGAGAAATATACGAAGAATACATATCGACCGAAGCACAGAATCAG ATCAATCTGGACCATTTCACACAAAACCAAATTGGTATACATGTGGCTAAGGAAACCGTACCAGGCATCGATATTTTTGCAGTCGCCCAAAGGCATGTATTTAATATGATGGAAACTGATTCGTATGCCCGCTTTGTATgtccaaaataa